A segment of the Candidatus Protochlamydia naegleriophila genome:
TACTCACCAGCATCTTTATAAGACTGAGCTAAGTAGAAAACATAACGGCTATTTGTCGGATCTTCTTTTAAAGCGGCTTCAAGAAGCTTTGCATCTTTTTGATATTTCTGCGGATCTTGGGATCTATTTCCATCGGTATTCACTATTTTTTGAATGCCTTGCAGCCGATCAGATGTTTTATGCTGTGTAGAAGCTAAATATTCATGTAAAACTCCATACCATTTCCAATCGAGTGCATCTTTAATCAATAAGGGTCGGTCATATTGCAGATTGGCAAATAAAATGAGGCTGTTATAACAATCTAAATTCAGATCAGGCATTTTGAAATCAGGATTTAATCTCAATGTATCATCGGCATCCATCAACAAAACATAGTCGGCTTTTCCTTTCGCCAAAGCTAAAGCTTCGTTGCGATTATGCGCAAAATTGACCCACGGCCTTTCATGAAGTTCGCCTGGGATATCTTTCATGAACTCTTTAATCTTTTGCTGCGTACCATCTGTCGAACCAGTATCAACAATGACCCAATAATCGATGATTGGTTTGACTGTTGCCAAGCATCTTTCAATCACTGGAGTTTCATCTTTAACAATCATGTTAAGACAAATTCTTTCCCGGCTACTCTTAATTTCCTGAGCATCTAAATCAAAAACAAAAAAACTACAAAAGATGAATATGTAATAAAGATAGCACATAGTATTCTGACTGCTGCGGGTTGCTGATTTTAATTGTTGTTTATATAAAAGATCTGCTTTGTGACATACCCTGAACGGAAAGTTAATAT
Coding sequences within it:
- a CDS encoding glycosyltransferase encodes the protein MIVKDETPVIERCLATVKPIIDYWVIVDTGSTDGTQQKIKEFMKDIPGELHERPWVNFAHNRNEALALAKGKADYVLLMDADDTLRLNPDFKMPDLNLDCYNSLILFANLQYDRPLLIKDALDWKWYGVLHEYLASTQHKTSDRLQGIQKIVNTDGNRSQDPQKYQKDAKLLEAALKEDPTNSRYVFYLAQSYKDAGEYESSLKQYEKRVEMGGWDQEIFYSKLQIARLQQMLNRSPETFIKSYYDAYHYRPSRVEPLYYLAKYYRSQQDHLKAYLIASIGLSIPASQDSLFVERWINDYDMQLELSVCAYWIGKYEECQILSANLLKKPDLPENVREVVEKNISFANAKLVERLQGSVKQL